A segment of the Devriesea agamarum genome:
AAACATCGAGAGCTGTTTCCTCCGAGGAAGACACGAGCGTCACATCGGGCCCCATCACATAGGAAATCGGGCCTTTAAGCATCGGATAATGCGTGCATCCGAGTACCAGCGTGTCCACACCCGCAGCATGCATCGGCGCCAAGTACTCCCGCGCCACCTCCACGACCTCGTCTCCGCTGGTTTCACCGCGCTCGACGAACTCGACAAATCGCGGACAGGCCACAGAGGTGATGGTCAGATCCGGAGCCGCAGCAAACGCATCCTCATAGGCGCGAGAAGCAATGGTTGCCCTGGTACCGATGACGCCAATGCGCTTATTGCGGGTGGTGACCACCGCGCGCCGAGCCGCGGGCAAAATCACTTCGATCACCGGCACGCTGTAGCGCTCCCGGGCATCGCGTAACACTGCCGCCGTCGCCGTGTTGCAGGCGATCACCAGCATTTTGACCCCGCGGTCCACCAACGCATCCATAACCGACAGAGCCAAGGTGCGGACCTGCGCGATGGGACGAGGTCCGTACGGGGTGTGGGCGGTGTCGCCGATATAGACCAACTCCTCATGCGGAAGCTGGTCCAAGATTGCGCGCGCGACGGTCAGACCGCCGACACCGGAATCGAAGATTCCAATCGGGGCGTTGTTCATTGTTTACAGGCTAGAAGTAAAGGAGGACTTAGCGTCACCTCGGCGCGCCTTTGAAACGGACATCACATGCTCGGCCTGCCGCCACGGATATCCGGTCGCGGCTACCGTGCAGCTCCTCCGCGGTCATCACCTGTGCTGGACGAAGGATCCTGCTCAGGCTCGGACGGCATAGTGCCAAGCAGCACCGAGACCAACGATTCCTGGAGCCACGATAGGAACTCATAGACGCTGGCCAAATAGTCAATCCCTACCTCAGGATCCTCCTGTGAGGCCGGGGGCTCAATCTGGTTAACCCGCAAGAGCTGCAAGGCTTCAAAATCGGCGTCACTGCGCAGACCTATTCGATCTGCGATCACAAGCCGCATATCAGTCAGGGCCCGAACCCACAGCTGTGCCGTCCGCTGACCCAACACAATTTCTCCTGCCCCCGGCCCGGAGGCGTCGATAATCTGCGATACGGCAGCTAGCGCCTTGAGCTTCTCATCGGCCAGATGGCTCTGAGAAAGCCGACGAAACTCCTCACTGATCGCGCTATCTCCCGCACCCGCGTCGGGGAAAAGACGTTTTGTTGCGGAGTCGTGCGGCATCCGAGGTCCGATACTCGCAAACTCGGCTTCCAGCCGGGCGAGAGGATCTTCCGACGACGCGGCCTCTCGTACGGGCGCAGGAAGGTCATCCTCACCGAGGCCAAGATCAGACCTCACCAGTTCAGCGACCTCTTGAGCGACCTGAGCCGTCACTGATTTTTCTTCGCTTTCAAGACGGCACACGAACGTATTGACGGCGGTGAAGACAAATGCATGAGCCATGGTCAGTCCTGCCCCGCGAGTTCAAGAGTGGCGTGCAAACCATAAGAGTGCATGGCAAACACGTCCGCTTCGGCTTGTTCTCGGGAACCGCGCGCCACCACTGCGCGCCCCTTTTCATGGACCTCACGCATGAGACGCTCTGCTTTAGCCAAGGGGTAGCCGAAATGCCGACGAAAAACGTAGACGACGTACGACATCAAATTGATCGGGTCGTTCCACACCACCGTGACCCATTCCCGTTCCTGGAGTGACGTCGCGCCGGGCGCGGTGCAACCGCGAGATTCCGGACTAGACGTCATGATGGTCATCTCCTCTTCAACGGTCGTATTCCTATCGTAGACACCCCGGTCATATCCTAGGCTGTTCCCGTGACTACCTCACTGTTCACCGACCATTACGAACTCACGATGGTTCAGGCCGCCCGCCGCGCGGGAACCGATCAACGGCGTTGCGTGTTTGAAGTCTTCACCCGGCGTCTGCCTGAGGGGCGTCGCTACGGCGTTCTCGCTGGTACTGGCCGTTTTTTGGAAGCGCTGAAAGAATTTCGTTTCAACGATGCTGAACTGAAGTTTTTACGTGACCGAGGGATTGTAGATTCCCCCACGCTCCAGGCACTCGAGTCCTACCGGTTCGGTGGACATATCTACGGCTACGAAGAAGGCGAACTATTTTTCCCTCATTCTCCCGTTCTGCGAGTGGAAGGCACTTTCGCTGACGCGGTGGTGTTGGAGACTCTCTTGCTGTCCATGCTGAATTACGACAGCTCCGTGGCATCGGTCGGCTCCAGAATGACCTGGGCCGCGGGAGAACGACCCTGTATCGAAATGGGATCGCGCCGGGTTCACGAAGAAGCTGGGGTTGCGGCCGCCCGCGCAGCAGCCATTGCTGGATTCTCCTCCACCTCAAACCTAGAGGCGGGACGACGTTACGGGATTCCAACCGGGGGCACCGCCGCCCACGCCTTCACGTTGCTTTTTGATTCTGAGGCCGACGCGTTCACCGCTCAAGTCGAATCGCTCGGGCGGAGCACCACGCTCCTCGTGGACACTTACGATGTCATGGCCGCTGTGCGCAAAGCCGTGGAGATCGCAGGACCTCAGCTCGGTGCTGTCCGACTCGACTCCGGTAACCTACAGCGCACTGCGCAGGAAGTCCGCGACCTCTTGGATTCATTAGGCGCCCACGCGACCCGGATCGTCGCAACCAGCGACCTCGACGAATTTAAGATCGTTCAGTTTGGATCGGCCCCCATTGATGTCTTTGGGATCGGCACCAATCTGGTCACAGGCGGAGGATATCCGGCCGCCGGGTTCGTTTATAAGCTCGTCGAGCATGAGGCTCCTGACGGCACCATGATCCCGGTGGCAAAAAAGAGCGCGGAGAAAACCGGAACCGGTGGACGCAAGCTCGCTGTACGAGTGCAGCACTCAGCTGGGGATAGTCACCGCGCTGTCTGCGAAGCCGTCATCGCCGGTAAACAACATTTGTTGGACGACTACGCGCGGCGCCTGACGGGACGTGCCTTGCAGGTTCCACTGGTGCTCGACGGCGAGATGACCTCGTCTGCCACGCCCGCAGAACGTGTTCAGCAAGCTCGGCAGCGTCATGCTGAATCCCTCGCTGAACTCAATCTCGATGGCAGTCTCGGCACCATAGGTAGCACCATGGACAGCGTTGGGTCGATGTCAACCGCCACCGGGCAGTCCGACACCCGAACCCAGGCGGATCGGGACTCTAAGGCGCCGCTGTATCAGCGGGCGGGACGCGAAGCTATGGAGCATGCGCTCAACGCGGGACCAGCCATCCCCACGGTGATGCTCGATCACGAACGCCTCACCTTTCAGGAATGCTGAGCACCGTTTTTAGCGGCGTCCCACAAACCATCCACGCACCACACCGATCCGCTCTTTGATCTGCTGTGCGCTGGCCTGCGGCACCGCGGGGCCTCCGCACCGGCTGCGCAGAGTGTTGTGTACCTGCCCGTGCGGAACACCTGATTTTTTTGCCCAGGCCGACACCAAGGTCGAGAGTTCTTTGCGTAGCGCCATGAGCTGCCGATGATCGACCACCTGAGAGTCTTCAGCGGTATCGCCCTGAGCAGACCGGGAACCACGGCCTTTACGCGCAACCTGACGCGCCTGGTGTTCACGCAGAAGCGTCGACACCTGGTCGGGATCCAGCAAACCCGGGATACCGAGGAAGTCTTGCTCATCTTCGCTCCCGACGATCCCCCCGGTTCCGTACTCACCGCCGTCAAACAGCACCCGGTCAAAGGATGCCTCCGACTGCAGCGCCTCGAACTCGAATCCAAGTTGTTGACCTGAAGCTTTTTCCTCGCGGTTTGCCTCAGCGAGGGCCTGCTCGTCCAGACCCGTTTCCGCATCACCTTGGTCCTCGCGTTTATCCAACACATGGTCGCGTTCGGCTTCCATCTGGCCGGCGAGTGCCATCAGAATCGGGACGCTGGGAAGAAAAACGCTGGCGGTTTCCCCGCGTCGGCGTGAGCGCACGAATCGCCCCACAGCCTGTGCAAAGAACATGGGGGTTGAGGTTGATGTCGCGTAAACACCGACGGCGAGCCGAGGAACATCCACCCCCTCGGAGACCATCCGCACGGCTACCATCCACCGCTTGCCGTTTTGTGCAAACTCTTCGATCTTTCGGCCCGCCCCAGCATCATCAGACAGCACCACCGTGGCGGTTTCTCCGGTGAGTTCGAGCAGCTGACGCGCATAGGCACGAGCGGACGCCTGATCGGTTGCGATCACCAAACCACCCGCGTCCGGCACTCCTCGCCGCACCTCGGTCAGTCGTTGATCTGCCGCACGCAAAACGGCCGGTATCCACTCACCTTTGGGATCCAGAGCGGTTCGCCAGGCCTGAGCCGTAATGTCTTTGGTCTCTACACCACCGAGCTGCGCGCTGATTTCTTCACCCTGACGATTGCGCCAATGCATTCGCCCCGAGTAACTCAGAAAGATGACCGGTCGCACCACGTGGTCGCGCAAAGCGTCGCTGTAGCCGTAGGTGTAATCGGCTCGAGAGCGCAAAAACCCGTCGCCGTCTTCCTCATACACAACAAAAGGGATCTGAGCCGAGTCCGAACGAAATGGTGTACCGGTCAGCGCTAGCCGTCTGGTCGCCGGATCAAACGCTTCGCGCACCCCATCCCCCCAGGTCAACGCATCACCCGCGTGGTGGATTTCGTCGAGGATGACCAGGGTGCGTTCTGCTTCCGTGCGTGCCCGATGCAAACGTGGATTCATCCCGACCTGGGCGTAGGTGACCGCAACACCTTGGTATCCCGCGCCGTGCATACCTTGCGCATTAGTGAAGTTAGGGTCGAGCGATATACCGACTCGAGCCGCGGAGTCCGCCCACTGGGATTTCAGGTGTTCAGTCGGAGCCACGACGGTGACCCGACGGACCAGGCCCTCGCCCAGCAACATCGCGGCAATCTGCAGAGCAAAAGTGGTTTTGCCCGCACCCGGGGTCGCGACGGCGAGGAATTCTCGCGGCGCGCTCTCCCGGTACTTTGCGAGCGCTTCAGCCTGCCAGGCACGCAGTTTCGGGGCAGTGCCCCATGGGGCCCTTCCGGGAAAGGCCGGAGGAAGATTTTGAGCTGCTGCCGGCGATGGGTGCGCGGGTGCAGGAACGGATCCCGATGATGCGGGCTGACGCTGGGGGCGAGAAGAACTGAGATTCACGGCGTCATCCAGGGTACAGCGCCGGGTAAGCGGCTTCGCTCAGGTGAGAGTGTGCCAAATATGACGTGGGCTCGGCACGTCACAACATGCCGAGCCCAAACGGTCAGGATCGATACGACCGCAAGGCCGCTTTAGCGTCCGCCGCCAAACAAACCGCGCCAGCCGCGTCCGCTTGAGCCACCAGATGCACCCTCGTCGCCTCCATCTGCGGGATCGCGTAGACCGTCATAGATCTCTTTGCACTCGGGACACACTGGGTATTTCTGCGGGTCACGGCCGGGCACCCACACCTTCCCGCACAGCGCGATCACCGGAGTCCCCCCGAGGGCAGACTTCATGATCTTGTCTTTGCGCACGTAGTGGGCGAAACGATCGTGGTCGCCGGGTTCAGCAGACTGCTCTTGTGCTTTGCGGTCCAAGACCGCCGTCGCACCAGGGCCTGCAGGCTCACGATACGGGTCCGTACGATTCGGGTCCGAAATCTCACTCATATCGTTCCTCCTGCTCAAAATGAGGTCGACACGATCATGCCATGCCATGGCGATGGGGTTACAACCAGATTCCACTGGTCTTGAGCGCGGGTATTGCTCCCGTGATGGTATCCACGGTGCCTGCCTTTTCCCGAGCGACATGTTCAACCGCCGCCGCAACGGTTTTGGTGACGCCTTCGTTGAACACGCTCGGCACGATATAGGTGGGGTTCAGCTCCTCATCCGTGACCACCGCTGCAAGCGCCGATGCGGCTGCCAATAGCATCGCATCATCGACGTCTTTAGCGTGGGCATCGAGCAGCCCCCGAAACACACCCGGGAAGGCGAGCACATTATTAATTTGGTTGGCGAAATCGCTGCGCCCGGTCGCCACCACTTTGGCATGCTTCGCTGCTTCAGCGGGATCAATTTCGGGGCTCGGATTAGCCATCGCGAACACGATGGCGTCTTTGGCCATCGTCGCGACATCATCGGCAGTCATAATGTTCCCCGCCGACACCCCAATAAACACGTCAGCGTCTTTGAGTGCGTCATGAAGAGTTCCAGAAATTCCTCGCGGGTTTGTCACCTCAGCGATCCACGGGAGCCGACCCGACAGACCCGGACGGTCGATGTGCACAATGCCGTCGATATCGGTGACGACCACGTCCTTGGCTCCTGCGGCGCGCAGAAGACGCAAGATAGCGGTGCCTGCGGCCCCCGCTCCTGAAAGCACAATGCGCACCTCACCGAGTTTCTTACCGACCACTCGCAGTGCATTTTTCAGTGCTGCCACCACAACGATGGCAGTGCCGTGCTGATCGTCGTGGAAGACGGGAATATCGAGTTCAGCGCGCAGCCGATCCTCAATTTCAAAGCATCGCGGAGCCGAAATATCTTCTAAATTAATTCCAGCAAACACGGGCGCGATCGCCTTGACATGGGCGACGATGTCATCAACCTCATGGGCATCCAAGCAAATCGGGAACGCGTCGATCCCAGCGAATCGTTTGAACAGCGCGGCTTTACCTTCCATCACCGGCATCGCGGCCAAAGGGCCAAGGTCTCCCAGTCCGAGAATTGCTGAGCCATCAGTCACTACCGCAACCGTGTTGCGTTTGATCGTCAGCCGGCGGGCATCCTCGGGATTTTCAGCGATGGCTTCGACCACCCGCGCCACCCCGGGTGTGTAAACCATCGATAGATCGTCACGATGCCGGATCGGAACTTTAGACTCCACGGTCAACTTGCCCCCGAGGTGGGCGAGGAAGGTCCGGTCCGACACCCGGCCAACATCAATCCCGTCGAGTTGGCGCAGCGCGTTCACAACCTCGGCGGCGTGGTCGTTGCCGGAGGTTAAACAGGTGATGTCAGCGCGCAACCGCTCCGGGCCCGACGCAGACACGTCCAGCGCGGTCACCGTGCCACCGTGCTTCTCAATGCAACTGGTGATGTCACTGACCGCGGCGGTATGAGCCGCAAATTCAAGTCGGATGGTAATTGAATAACTCACAGAAGGTGCCGGTGCCATGAAGCTATCCTGGCACAGTTACAGTGATAGCGGGCTGGGTATGAATCCGCCCGATCACGCTTTTGAAACTCGCGGGTATTCTCTTTAAAGTGCCGCGATGGCCTTGCGAATACGTTGATCGGAGACAGTGAACTTGGTGCCGAGTGTCTGGGCGAACAGGGAGACTCGAAACTCTTCAAGCATCCACGGTATGGCAAGTGCATCCGGTTCCTGCCTGCGCAGCGGGGACATCTTGCCGCGGGCATCGAGCCATAGTCTGGTCACGTCCTCTAACTGCCATGCCAGCTGGGCATCCCGCTTCGGGTTCTCCTGCATTTTGTCCAGCCGTACACAGGATGCGCGCAGATAGCGGTCAAGATCAGGCAGGTGATCAACCCCGGTCGCACTAATGAACCCGTCCTGCACCAGCGACGCGGCGTGGTCGCGAATCTGAGTGAGTTGAGTGAGCACCGACAGCGAAGTCACCCGTTTGAGTTCACGTTGCAGGCGGTGATGAGCCGCCAGTGCACTCGCAGCGTCTTTGACTGCCTGTGCGGCGATCTGACGATGCGATGCCGCCACCGCTGTCTCGAGCTCCTCAAACGAATCTCGGTCCCACACCAGGTCCTGCCCCACGAGGTGGCACGTCGCCGCCCGCGATGCATCCGCCAGCAGGTGTGTGGTCGAAGCATAGGGCCCGCTAGCCACGGCTAACTTCGTGGGGTTTGGCAGCGATGCGAGCACATCAGCCAAGCTCGTCCCCACATGTCGATCAACCAGCGCAATGAGTCCCTCGCGATGAGCTAGTTTCTGTTCATCGGCTGTGGGAAGCACCGCGAGGTCTATGCGAGGGGTCCCGTCAGATCGGCGTCCCCGGACTGTAAGCGCCGGATACCCGGTGACTTTTAAACCGTCCGATCTGCGGTCGTAGGTGGCGGGAATCCTATCCAGCGGGAAATCTTCGATATCGTTCCGAGCGAAGGAGTCCGCATACTGCTCCAAACTCACTTTCACTCGCTTCTTCAAACGCTGCTGCAATTCCGCCAGATCATCGCCTCTTCCAATTTCACGCCCTTTTGCATCTACCACGCGAAAATGCATTCGTAAATGGGCAGGCAATGTCCCAGGATTAAACTCTGGACCGTATAGCGGGAGATCATCTGGCACTCCAGGCAAGGCCACCAGCTCATCGGCTACCGCTTCACAAAAGGTTTCCCCGTCCTGCGGTCCGTCGTCTAGGAGAGCAGCTGCCACCGCTTTGGCTCGCTCAGGTGCCGGCACCAGATGCCGCCGGATTGGTTTAGGCAGTGTCCGGATCAGTTCGGTAATTAGTTCCTGACGCATTCCCGGAACCAGCCAGTCAAAGCCCTGTGGTTTCAGCCTGTTCAGCACGGCGAGTGGCACCGTCGCCGTCACCCCGTCATGAGGCGACGGTTTGGTATGGGTGCCGGGGTTGTAGGAATAGGTGAGCGGGATCGTGATGTCACCCTGTGTCCAGGTGCTCGGAAAATCTTGCTCGATGCGCCGCGCAGCCTCCTCGGCCTCATCTCCGAGCAGAACGTCTTCGGTAAGGGTGAGCAGGTCGGGCTGATTGCGGCGGGTTTTCTTCCACCAGGAATCAAAATGCCGTCCCGAGACGACACTCTGCGGAATCCGCGCATCGTAAAAATCGAACAGAGCAGCATCGTCGGCAATCAGCCCACGACGTCGAGTTTTATGTTCGAGCTCTTCCATGCGCTCCAAAAGCCGAGCGTTATCGCGCACAAAATGATGGCGAGTATTCCACTCACCGTCGATCAAAGCATGCCTGATAAAGAGATCCCGCGAGACCTCCGGGTCAATCGCACCGTAGGAGACCACCCGATCGGCAACAATCGGCACGCCGAACAGCGTGACCTTTTCATGGGCCATTGCCGACGCCCGAGAGCTCGACCAATGCGGCTGACTGTAACTGCGTTTCACCACGTGGGAGCCGGCTCGCTCAATCCATGCAGGATCAATCCGTGCGACCGACCGAGCCCATAGCCGGGACGTCTCCACCAGCTCCGCCGCCATCACATAATCAGGACGTTTTTTCGCCAGCGCAGATCCGGGCCAGATTGCGAATTTGGCCCCTCGCGCTCCGTGATACTCCCGGTAACGCTCCTCATACAGCCCAACGTGGCTAAGCAATCCAGACAGAAGCGCCTGGTGAATCGCATCCGGCCCTGCCGGGTGTTCATTGGCGCGTAACCCAGCGTCAGCTGCCATCTCTTTAAGCTGGGCGTGCAGATCCCACCACTCCCGGATCCGCAAGTAGTGCAGATACTCTTCACGCAGTTCGCGCTTGAGCGCCGAATTCGACAGTATCCGTCGCCGTTCCCGCACGTGGTTCCACAAATTCAGGTAGGCGAGAAAATCGCTGGCCTCATCTGAGAACCGGGCATGCAGCTGTTTAGCGCGCTCCGGCGCATCCAGCGGACGTTCACGCGGATCCTGAATCGCAAGGCCCGCCACGATAATGAGCACTTCACGCAAGCATCCAAGTCGTTCAGCCTCAATCAGCATGCGCGCCATGCGCACGTCCAGCGGGAATCTCGCTAACAACTGGCCACTGTCGGTCAGACGCCGACCACCAGGGGCGACGCGGTCATCCACGATGGCCCCGAGCTCATGCAAAACCCGCAGACCGTCGGCCACCGCCCGCTTATCCGGGGACTCAACAAACGGGAACCGGTCGATATCCCCGAGACCGAGCGCCGTCATCTGCAAAACAACGGATGCTAGTGAGGTGCGCAGAATTTCTGGTTCGGTAAACTCCGGCCGGGAATTGAAGTCTTCTTCGGAATAGAGTCGAATCGCGATACCCGCCTCGGTACGACCGCATCGCCCTGACCGTTGATTGGCGCTGGCTTGCGAAATCGGTTCAATGGGTAACCGTTGCACCTTGGTGCGTTGGGAGTACCGAGAAATGCGCGCGAGCCCAGAATCAATCACGTAGGTGATGCCCGGCACGGTTAACGACGTCTCAGCCACGTTGGTCGCCAGCACAATGCGCCGATTGACGGCACCCGGTTTAGGGCTAAAGATTTTCTCTTGGTCTGCGGCGGATAACCGCCCGAACAGAGGCAGAATCTCAACCGCCGAAGCGCGTTGCCTACCTTGCAGATGATCACCTAGGGCATCGGCAATTTCCCGAATCTCGCGCTCCCCCGGTAAAAACACGAGGATATCGCCGGGCCCCTCGGCTGCGAGTTCATCAACGGCATCGCACACGGCCTGCGTTTCGTCTCGCTCAACCGACAACACATCCTCAACCGCGGGATCAGAGGTCTCCAGCTGGTCCAGTTGAGCATCAACAACCAGCGGTCGGTAGCGCACCTCGACCGGATAGGTTCGACCCGACACTTCGATAATTGGGGCGGGTATCGCCGTCCCGTCTGCCCCTGGCACAGCGAAATGGCGAGAAAACCGCTCCGGATCAATGGTGGCAGAGGTGACGATGACCTTGAGGTCGGGCCGTTTAGGCAGGATCCGGCGCAGATATCCGAGGATCACGTCGATGTTTAAGCTTCGTTCGTGGGCCTCATCGATGATCAGCGTGTCATACCGGCGCAACAGTCGATCATGCGCAATCTCCGCTAGCAGGATTCCATCTGTCATCAGCTTTAGCCGCGCGCCCTTAGCCA
Coding sequences within it:
- a CDS encoding NAD-dependent malic enzyme, with translation MAPAPSVSYSITIRLEFAAHTAAVSDITSCIEKHGGTVTALDVSASGPERLRADITCLTSGNDHAAEVVNALRQLDGIDVGRVSDRTFLAHLGGKLTVESKVPIRHRDDLSMVYTPGVARVVEAIAENPEDARRLTIKRNTVAVVTDGSAILGLGDLGPLAAMPVMEGKAALFKRFAGIDAFPICLDAHEVDDIVAHVKAIAPVFAGINLEDISAPRCFEIEDRLRAELDIPVFHDDQHGTAIVVVAALKNALRVVGKKLGEVRIVLSGAGAAGTAILRLLRAAGAKDVVVTDIDGIVHIDRPGLSGRLPWIAEVTNPRGISGTLHDALKDADVFIGVSAGNIMTADDVATMAKDAIVFAMANPSPEIDPAEAAKHAKVVATGRSDFANQINNVLAFPGVFRGLLDAHAKDVDDAMLLAAASALAAVVTDEELNPTYIVPSVFNEGVTKTVAAAVEHVAREKAGTVDTITGAIPALKTSGIWL
- a CDS encoding nicotinate phosphoribosyltransferase, whose product is MTTSLFTDHYELTMVQAARRAGTDQRRCVFEVFTRRLPEGRRYGVLAGTGRFLEALKEFRFNDAELKFLRDRGIVDSPTLQALESYRFGGHIYGYEEGELFFPHSPVLRVEGTFADAVVLETLLLSMLNYDSSVASVGSRMTWAAGERPCIEMGSRRVHEEAGVAAARAAAIAGFSSTSNLEAGRRYGIPTGGTAAHAFTLLFDSEADAFTAQVESLGRSTTLLVDTYDVMAAVRKAVEIAGPQLGAVRLDSGNLQRTAQEVRDLLDSLGAHATRIVATSDLDEFKIVQFGSAPIDVFGIGTNLVTGGGYPAAGFVYKLVEHEAPDGTMIPVAKKSAEKTGTGGRKLAVRVQHSAGDSHRAVCEAVIAGKQHLLDDYARRLTGRALQVPLVLDGEMTSSATPAERVQQARQRHAESLAELNLDGSLGTIGSTMDSVGSMSTATGQSDTRTQADRDSKAPLYQRAGREAMEHALNAGPAIPTVMLDHERLTFQEC
- a CDS encoding DUF2017 family protein produces the protein MAHAFVFTAVNTFVCRLESEEKSVTAQVAQEVAELVRSDLGLGEDDLPAPVREAASSEDPLARLEAEFASIGPRMPHDSATKRLFPDAGAGDSAISEEFRRLSQSHLADEKLKALAAVSQIIDASGPGAGEIVLGQRTAQLWVRALTDMRLVIADRIGLRSDADFEALQLLRVNQIEPPASQEDPEVGIDYLASVYEFLSWLQESLVSVLLGTMPSEPEQDPSSSTGDDRGGAAR
- the clpS gene encoding ATP-dependent Clp protease adapter ClpS, with amino-acid sequence MTSSPESRGCTAPGATSLQEREWVTVVWNDPINLMSYVVYVFRRHFGYPLAKAERLMREVHEKGRAVVARGSREQAEADVFAMHSYGLHATLELAGQD
- the hrpA gene encoding ATP-dependent RNA helicase HrpA, yielding MDPISAPLRITYPDHLPVSARREDIMQAIRDHQVVVIAGETGSGKTTQLPKMCLELGRGSHGKLIGHTQPRRIAARSVAQRISAELGEKLGDANVGYQVRFTRQVAKGARLKLMTDGILLAEIAHDRLLRRYDTLIIDEAHERSLNIDVILGYLRRILPKRPDLKVIVTSATIDPERFSRHFAVPGADGTAIPAPIIEVSGRTYPVEVRYRPLVVDAQLDQLETSDPAVEDVLSVERDETQAVCDAVDELAAEGPGDILVFLPGEREIREIADALGDHLQGRQRASAVEILPLFGRLSAADQEKIFSPKPGAVNRRIVLATNVAETSLTVPGITYVIDSGLARISRYSQRTKVQRLPIEPISQASANQRSGRCGRTEAGIAIRLYSEEDFNSRPEFTEPEILRTSLASVVLQMTALGLGDIDRFPFVESPDKRAVADGLRVLHELGAIVDDRVAPGGRRLTDSGQLLARFPLDVRMARMLIEAERLGCLREVLIIVAGLAIQDPRERPLDAPERAKQLHARFSDEASDFLAYLNLWNHVRERRRILSNSALKRELREEYLHYLRIREWWDLHAQLKEMAADAGLRANEHPAGPDAIHQALLSGLLSHVGLYEERYREYHGARGAKFAIWPGSALAKKRPDYVMAAELVETSRLWARSVARIDPAWIERAGSHVVKRSYSQPHWSSSRASAMAHEKVTLFGVPIVADRVVSYGAIDPEVSRDLFIRHALIDGEWNTRHHFVRDNARLLERMEELEHKTRRRGLIADDAALFDFYDARIPQSVVSGRHFDSWWKKTRRNQPDLLTLTEDVLLGDEAEEAARRIEQDFPSTWTQGDITIPLTYSYNPGTHTKPSPHDGVTATVPLAVLNRLKPQGFDWLVPGMRQELITELIRTLPKPIRRHLVPAPERAKAVAAALLDDGPQDGETFCEAVADELVALPGVPDDLPLYGPEFNPGTLPAHLRMHFRVVDAKGREIGRGDDLAELQQRLKKRVKVSLEQYADSFARNDIEDFPLDRIPATYDRRSDGLKVTGYPALTVRGRRSDGTPRIDLAVLPTADEQKLAHREGLIALVDRHVGTSLADVLASLPNPTKLAVASGPYASTTHLLADASRAATCHLVGQDLVWDRDSFEELETAVAASHRQIAAQAVKDAASALAAHHRLQRELKRVTSLSVLTQLTQIRDHAASLVQDGFISATGVDHLPDLDRYLRASCVRLDKMQENPKRDAQLAWQLEDVTRLWLDARGKMSPLRRQEPDALAIPWMLEEFRVSLFAQTLGTKFTVSDQRIRKAIAAL
- a CDS encoding DUF3039 domain-containing protein is translated as MSEISDPNRTDPYREPAGPGATAVLDRKAQEQSAEPGDHDRFAHYVRKDKIMKSALGGTPVIALCGKVWVPGRDPQKYPVCPECKEIYDGLRDPADGGDEGASGGSSGRGWRGLFGGGR
- the murI gene encoding glutamate racemase, with product MNNAPIGIFDSGVGGLTVARAILDQLPHEELVYIGDTAHTPYGPRPIAQVRTLALSVMDALVDRGVKMLVIACNTATAAVLRDARERYSVPVIEVILPAARRAVVTTRNKRIGVIGTRATIASRAYEDAFAAAPDLTITSVACPRFVEFVERGETSGDEVVEVAREYLAPMHAAGVDTLVLGCTHYPMLKGPISYVMGPDVTLVSSSEETALDVYRVLRQLNMERDPAAGPARHVFTETASDRESDDPTMFAHLSRRFLGPEVTMTATFPVIDPQADTTIAAAIDGDCASQGRPG
- a CDS encoding DEAD/DEAH box helicase — translated: MNLSSSRPQRQPASSGSVPAPAHPSPAAAQNLPPAFPGRAPWGTAPKLRAWQAEALAKYRESAPREFLAVATPGAGKTTFALQIAAMLLGEGLVRRVTVVAPTEHLKSQWADSAARVGISLDPNFTNAQGMHGAGYQGVAVTYAQVGMNPRLHRARTEAERTLVILDEIHHAGDALTWGDGVREAFDPATRRLALTGTPFRSDSAQIPFVVYEEDGDGFLRSRADYTYGYSDALRDHVVRPVIFLSYSGRMHWRNRQGEEISAQLGGVETKDITAQAWRTALDPKGEWIPAVLRAADQRLTEVRRGVPDAGGLVIATDQASARAYARQLLELTGETATVVLSDDAGAGRKIEEFAQNGKRWMVAVRMVSEGVDVPRLAVGVYATSTSTPMFFAQAVGRFVRSRRRGETASVFLPSVPILMALAGQMEAERDHVLDKREDQGDAETGLDEQALAEANREEKASGQQLGFEFEALQSEASFDRVLFDGGEYGTGGIVGSEDEQDFLGIPGLLDPDQVSTLLREHQARQVARKGRGSRSAQGDTAEDSQVVDHRQLMALRKELSTLVSAWAKKSGVPHGQVHNTLRSRCGGPAVPQASAQQIKERIGVVRGWFVGRR